The following are from one region of the Paenibacillus bovis genome:
- a CDS encoding TetR/AcrR family transcriptional regulator: MNKTLDKRAQIVEASLALFAERGFDGTTVPEIAERASVGAGTIYRYFSSKEALVNALFQDRLARLHEGFEQAFPQTGDPRAQFRHIIMRLTEFAGTDLNALHFIDTHYYFRLLNEQSLNVYYELMDFFDRFIRNGQQQGMIKNLPSHTLILMVFGAFLGICKQKMASGFTITDDALLQQADQCCWDMIAVHN, encoded by the coding sequence ATGAATAAGACGCTGGATAAGCGGGCACAGATTGTTGAAGCATCACTCGCGCTTTTTGCCGAGAGAGGTTTTGATGGTACAACTGTACCCGAGATCGCTGAACGGGCGAGTGTAGGAGCAGGCACTATTTACCGCTACTTCTCTAGCAAGGAAGCGCTGGTCAACGCGTTATTCCAGGATCGGCTGGCGAGATTGCATGAGGGATTTGAACAGGCTTTTCCGCAGACAGGCGATCCACGAGCCCAGTTTCGCCATATTATTATGCGGTTGACCGAGTTTGCCGGTACCGATCTGAATGCGCTGCATTTTATTGATACGCATTATTATTTCAGATTGCTAAATGAGCAGAGTCTGAACGTATATTACGAACTGATGGATTTTTTTGATCGGTTTATTCGTAACGGTCAGCAGCAGGGTATGATCAAAAATCTGCCTTCGCATACACTGATTCTGATGGTATTCGGCGCATTTCTCGGGATATGCAAGCAGAAAATGGCATCTGGCTTTACTATTACGGATGACGCGCTGCTTCAGCAGGCGGATCAATGCTGCTGGGACATGATTGCTGTCCACAATTGA
- a CDS encoding SMI1/KNR4 family protein: MTQAAQLWQNLITSAIVREGGTEESLELLPGVAEQAWNRLAERIQADVPAEIKAFYQIYGGQRDESGVPPLIRNLTLLPVESIMEQWQFLNEEVELDGMEVDNGPGVKPTIWSPAWIPIATNGAGDYLCVDTDPDVGGTYGQVLYYWHDWENRSVEAESWFAFIELCLAEED, from the coding sequence ATGACACAGGCAGCGCAACTATGGCAGAACCTTATTACATCAGCAATTGTCAGAGAAGGAGGTACCGAAGAAAGCCTTGAACTTTTGCCTGGCGTGGCGGAGCAGGCATGGAATAGACTCGCAGAGCGTATACAGGCAGACGTCCCTGCCGAGATCAAGGCATTCTATCAGATATATGGTGGTCAAAGGGATGAGAGCGGTGTACCTCCCTTGATACGTAATCTGACACTGCTGCCGGTAGAGTCGATTATGGAGCAATGGCAGTTTCTGAATGAAGAGGTAGAATTGGATGGGATGGAGGTAGACAATGGTCCGGGAGTCAAACCGACAATATGGAGTCCGGCCTGGATTCCGATAGCGACCAATGGAGCAGGTGACTATCTATGTGTCGATACCGACCCGGATGTTGGAGGTACCTATGGACAGGTGTTGTACTACTGGCATGACTGGGAGAACCGTTCGGTAGAAGCGGAGAGCTGGTTTGCTTTTATCGAGTTGTGTTTGGCAGAAGAGGATTAA
- a CDS encoding DUF896 domain-containing protein, which translates to MIQSLTRINELAQKQREHGLNDVEKEEQRVLRQEYLREIRGQVLGTFSRLTVVDAMGNDVTPDKLRAEKEKGFIID; encoded by the coding sequence ATGATCCAAAGCTTAACTCGTATTAATGAACTTGCCCAAAAACAGCGCGAACACGGCCTGAACGATGTAGAAAAAGAAGAACAGCGTGTACTGCGTCAGGAGTATCTGCGTGAGATTCGTGGACAGGTACTTGGCACATTTTCCCGGTTGACTGTAGTCGATGCTATGGGTAATGATGTTACTCCTGACAAACTGCGCGCTGAAAAAGAAAAAGGATTTATTATTGATTAA
- a CDS encoding stalk domain-containing protein has protein sequence MTERKRMIHHLAVSSALSLTLVAGSVVLPWMPVLSVAAADTTSSNLSIVAVIDGDNYLLSDGSIWAKSIKGPWHSQYNFKGITKGTNNHFYGWTEGGQVMSWDTVTGKTEIVDGVNNAAQVAGNGIILGRDGKIRLADSHRLDTPPNNIKLIDGFEDSYAALKNSGDVFYYKSSESGLGRRIGNYPDAVSIRQDGVALAVLRSDGSVTLHDLLAEESPKVIAQDAVSMAWQGSSRTLLVVKKDGTVWSCSRASGFAPEQLTELSDIREVTYGPEGIYARRNDGSWVLDNRQNVTAFNVPSIMELKLVLSKTDAAVGDKIEAQVQEVYSNGYISSRPAQSEELKVDPPQIAEVLSDGSLKVKAIGGAAVTLNADGRTAQATLNGASEEALTGALLIDGIVYLPVQSVFKALGASVAVNGNQFAITWGKDRIVLNKNSAAAKINDQPVTMKGKVQIADGQTVFPAALLTSIASSAKVSWDARYKQAVLNVNGSKVTVQSADTQRLIKQGEIGNLTRLLGKSYWINGYSGAGDRFSKVTIADINAEKDPYNRTRFVVHFRGANGKDYPSDQMTANEITELLSDSSQFFTYSPSSKYNWSASTWTHIQNGEVVRGMTKQQVLFAWGEPDRKEVSRQDGHVIEVWSYISGNSLDMLGFGDGVVYEIFSI, from the coding sequence ATGACAGAGAGAAAAAGAATGATTCATCATCTGGCGGTCTCTTCCGCTCTGAGCCTGACACTGGTGGCAGGTTCTGTTGTGCTGCCATGGATGCCGGTCTTATCCGTTGCGGCGGCGGATACCACATCTTCCAATCTGAGCATTGTAGCCGTGATAGACGGAGACAATTATCTGCTGTCCGACGGCTCCATATGGGCCAAATCAATCAAGGGACCATGGCATTCCCAGTACAATTTTAAAGGTATTACCAAAGGGACCAATAACCATTTCTACGGCTGGACCGAAGGCGGACAGGTAATGAGCTGGGATACCGTTACCGGAAAAACAGAGATCGTCGACGGAGTAAACAATGCTGCACAGGTAGCCGGCAACGGTATCATCCTCGGACGCGATGGAAAAATCAGGCTGGCGGATTCCCATCGACTGGATACTCCGCCGAATAATATCAAGTTGATCGACGGGTTCGAAGATTCCTATGCGGCGCTGAAAAATTCGGGAGATGTCTTTTACTACAAATCTTCCGAAAGCGGACTTGGCCGCAGAATCGGCAATTATCCTGATGCCGTCTCGATCAGGCAGGATGGAGTTGCACTCGCCGTACTGCGCAGCGATGGCAGTGTAACATTACATGATCTGCTAGCCGAAGAGTCGCCAAAAGTAATTGCGCAGGATGCTGTCTCTATGGCCTGGCAGGGCAGTAGCCGTACCCTGCTGGTAGTGAAAAAGGACGGAACTGTCTGGTCCTGCAGCCGGGCATCCGGATTTGCTCCCGAGCAGCTGACCGAGCTGAGTGATATCCGTGAAGTCACCTATGGACCGGAAGGCATTTATGCCCGGCGCAACGACGGCTCCTGGGTACTGGATAACCGGCAAAATGTAACTGCATTTAATGTACCTTCTATCATGGAATTGAAGTTAGTACTCTCTAAAACCGATGCTGCTGTAGGAGACAAAATTGAAGCACAGGTACAGGAAGTATATTCCAATGGCTATATAAGCAGCCGCCCGGCACAGTCAGAAGAACTCAAGGTGGACCCGCCACAGATCGCCGAAGTGCTGTCCGATGGCAGTCTGAAAGTAAAAGCGATCGGCGGCGCTGCAGTTACCCTGAACGCAGACGGGCGTACTGCGCAGGCTACACTAAATGGCGCATCCGAAGAAGCATTGACCGGTGCTTTGCTCATTGATGGTATCGTCTATCTGCCGGTACAGAGCGTATTCAAGGCACTCGGTGCCTCCGTAGCCGTTAATGGTAATCAATTTGCAATCACATGGGGCAAAGACCGGATCGTCCTGAACAAAAATAGTGCAGCAGCCAAAATCAACGATCAACCTGTTACCATGAAAGGCAAAGTACAGATCGCTGATGGACAGACCGTGTTCCCAGCAGCGCTGCTGACGAGCATTGCTTCATCAGCCAAGGTCAGCTGGGATGCCCGTTACAAACAGGCGGTACTAAATGTAAATGGCTCCAAAGTGACCGTACAATCAGCAGATACACAGCGTCTGATCAAACAGGGAGAGATTGGTAATCTGACACGACTGCTTGGTAAATCATATTGGATTAATGGCTATAGCGGAGCGGGTGACCGATTCAGCAAAGTAACGATTGCAGACATTAACGCAGAGAAAGATCCGTATAACCGCACCCGATTTGTTGTTCATTTCCGCGGTGCCAATGGCAAGGACTATCCAAGCGATCAGATGACTGCCAATGAGATTACCGAGCTACTGTCCGATTCCAGCCAGTTCTTTACGTACAGTCCGTCCAGTAAATACAACTGGTCCGCGTCGACCTGGACACATATCCAGAATGGAGAAGTAGTCCGTGGAATGACCAAGCAGCAGGTATTATTTGCGTGGGGCGAACCGGATCGTAAGGAAGTATCCAGACAGGATGGTCATGTTATCGAAGTCTGGTCTTATATTAGCGGCAATTCGCTGGATATGCTGGGCTTTGGTGACGGTGTGGTATACGAAATATTCAGTATTTAG
- a CDS encoding ArsR/SmtB family transcription factor, which translates to MNSAFNIQDWKKYDEPAEVLKALSHPVRLCIVRGLLRKKKCNVSYMQECLDLPQSTVSQHLQKLRSAGIVMTERSGLEVNYIIADERIEQLIAVFFGEEE; encoded by the coding sequence ATGAATTCTGCTTTTAATATACAGGATTGGAAAAAGTACGACGAACCTGCCGAAGTGCTCAAAGCACTGTCTCACCCGGTACGGCTCTGTATTGTGCGTGGGCTGCTGCGCAAAAAGAAATGTAATGTGTCGTATATGCAGGAATGTCTTGATCTGCCGCAGTCTACCGTCTCCCAGCATCTGCAAAAACTGCGCAGTGCCGGTATCGTCATGACCGAACGCAGCGGTCTGGAAGTCAATTATATTATCGCGGATGAGCGGATCGAACAACTGATTGCCGTCTTTTTCGGAGAGGAAGAATAA
- a CDS encoding prolipoprotein diacylglyceryl transferase — MEFPVYLHIGSWRIHPHVLFETLSYFIGFRVYLWTRRPSDMSKLVSLQILAGTILGAALGAKLLFWLEDPTATWAQLSQGHFLWGGKTIVGGLLGGLIGVELTKRLVGWKNSTGDDFVYPLILGIAIGRIGCFLTGLDDHTYGIATTWATGVDFGDGILRHPTQLYEMGFLMMLAILLVPLYRQSRGQTGVAGRGYVSGRMFQWFMTGYLLFRFMIEFIKPTLHPYLGLNNIQLACLAGLIYYGWLLFGKGPQQRRAVTADYSG, encoded by the coding sequence ATGGAGTTCCCGGTTTATCTACATATCGGTTCATGGCGGATTCATCCGCATGTACTGTTTGAGACGCTGTCCTATTTTATCGGATTCCGTGTATATCTATGGACACGGCGTCCAAGCGACATGAGCAAGCTGGTGAGTCTGCAGATTCTCGCCGGAACGATTCTGGGTGCAGCGCTGGGTGCCAAGCTGTTGTTCTGGCTGGAAGATCCGACAGCGACCTGGGCGCAGCTGAGTCAGGGACATTTTCTCTGGGGAGGCAAAACAATTGTCGGCGGCCTGCTGGGCGGTCTGATCGGGGTAGAGCTGACCAAACGACTGGTCGGCTGGAAAAATTCCACCGGAGATGATTTTGTGTATCCGCTGATTCTGGGAATCGCGATTGGCCGCATTGGATGTTTTCTGACCGGGCTCGATGACCATACCTACGGAATCGCTACTACATGGGCGACCGGGGTTGATTTTGGAGATGGTATTCTGCGACACCCGACGCAGCTGTATGAGATGGGATTTCTGATGATGCTTGCGATTTTGCTGGTTCCATTATACCGTCAGAGTCGCGGACAGACGGGGGTCGCAGGCAGAGGCTATGTATCCGGACGTATGTTCCAGTGGTTTATGACTGGCTATTTGTTGTTCCGGTTCATGATCGAATTTATCAAGCCAACGCTTCATCCGTACCTGGGACTGAACAATATCCAGCTCGCCTGCCTGGCGGGATTAATCTATTATGGCTGGTTATTATTCGGCAAAGGACCGCAGCAGCGAAGAGCAGTGACTGCAGACTATTCGGGCTGA
- a CDS encoding YxiJ family protein — translation MSIESVLVEIQQLYTEEYEILPLYEEWVELQESFVEEFRRYAADDIISADFDTYESLIVGLASRRTIERLEDALERYKYKPWLEKSFYDRYPQYRFLERYDLSEYPKMYRTMIVLERMRIKLLELICLLDFTEKK, via the coding sequence ATGAGTATAGAAAGCGTTTTGGTAGAAATCCAACAGTTATATACCGAAGAATACGAGATACTGCCACTGTATGAAGAATGGGTTGAGCTGCAAGAAAGTTTTGTAGAGGAATTCCGACGATATGCAGCTGATGATATTATTAGTGCGGACTTTGATACCTACGAGTCACTGATTGTAGGGCTGGCGAGCCGCCGTACAATAGAACGCCTGGAGGATGCACTGGAACGGTACAAGTACAAGCCTTGGCTGGAAAAGTCGTTTTATGATAGATATCCGCAGTATCGTTTTTTGGAGAGATATGATTTGTCAGAGTATCCGAAGATGTACAGGACGATGATTGTATTGGAGCGAATGCGGATAAAGCTCCTTGAGCTGATCTGTCTGCTAGATTTTACAGAAAAGAAGTAG
- a CDS encoding bifunctional cytochrome P450/NADPH--P450 reductase, with protein MSTIPQPKTFGPLGNLPLIDAEHPLESVMKLLDEHGPLIKLEFPDREEIYTSDPHLVKELSDESKFDKNVWSPLQRVRPFAGDGLFTSWTNEPNWGKAHRLLMPSFSQRAMQDYHDKMVDIAVQLVQKWSRLNRDEPVEVPDDMTRLTLDTIGLCAFNYRFNSFYSQEPHPFVESMVEALDEAMNQGHRLEIQNKLALHKKREFQKNIDYMFEVADGLIEQRKENGDHGENDLLSRMLNGVDPETGDKLPDENIRYQMITFLIAGHETTSGLLSFALYFLLNNPDKLEKARAEVDRVLADPIPGYKQVRDLKYIRMILREALRLWPTAPAFSRMAKEDTILAGQYPLQKGQSVNIISPSLHRNREVWGDNAEAFEPERFEDESQIPEYAYKPFGHGMRACIGQQFAMYEATLVLGMLVKHFEFEDAEQYQLKIREALTLKPDGFRMKVHPRTARVAVAIPGTEGTEQQNEPEVSQAVQKHDTPLLALYGSNLGTSEAVARELEEGGKTYGFETSAAPLDDYAGNLPQEGVLMIVASSYNGQPTSNAEKFVNWLQNADSSSCKGVKYVVFGCGDHNWASTYQRIPKLIDELLEQKGAERIFRRGEGDASGDFEMQLDEWRSELWPELFKIFNVEINEQELKKENAIQVQFVNSPVGSPLVRNYNAVECEIAEAYELQQPDSGRSTLHLEIALPPGETYHEGDHMGIIPRNPQSLVQRVLRRFRMDGGERIRITGQGSSAAYLPLDRPVSIMELLTLSVELQDVATRAQIRAMADNNQCPPHRKELEALLDNETYHREILQKRVTLLDLMDEYMSCEMSFEQFLGLLPALKPRYYSISSSPAVQPDRASITVSVIAGPARSGKGEYYGIATSYLSELKKGDTVLMFIRSPRSGFDLPEDPQSPMIMVGPGTGVAPFRGFLQARHHMQQQGTALGEARLYFGCRTPDKDYLYRDELQRYANEGIVKLYTAFSRQEPNHKQYVQDMMREHAEELIGLLDESAKLYICGDGNKMAPDVEKALQEMYSDVHQASAEQAEQWLGELQQNGRYVKDVWTGI; from the coding sequence ATGTCAACAATTCCACAGCCCAAAACATTTGGACCACTCGGCAACCTGCCTTTGATTGATGCAGAGCATCCGTTAGAAAGCGTAATGAAACTGCTTGATGAACATGGACCACTGATTAAGCTCGAATTTCCGGACCGTGAAGAAATCTATACATCTGACCCCCATCTGGTCAAAGAGCTGTCCGACGAATCCAAATTTGATAAAAATGTATGGAGTCCTTTGCAACGGGTACGTCCTTTTGCCGGAGACGGTCTGTTCACCAGCTGGACGAATGAACCAAACTGGGGTAAAGCGCATCGTCTGCTCATGCCCAGCTTCAGTCAGCGTGCTATGCAGGACTATCATGACAAAATGGTCGATATCGCTGTTCAGCTGGTACAAAAATGGTCACGTTTGAACCGCGACGAGCCGGTCGAAGTGCCGGATGATATGACCCGGCTGACACTGGATACAATTGGACTGTGTGCGTTCAATTACCGATTTAACAGCTTTTACAGTCAGGAACCTCATCCTTTTGTAGAGAGTATGGTCGAGGCATTGGATGAAGCGATGAACCAGGGGCATCGGCTGGAGATTCAGAACAAGCTGGCACTTCACAAAAAGCGCGAATTCCAGAAAAATATCGACTATATGTTCGAAGTGGCGGACGGCCTTATTGAGCAGCGCAAGGAAAATGGAGATCATGGAGAAAATGATTTGCTCAGTCGGATGCTAAACGGCGTTGATCCGGAGACCGGAGATAAGCTGCCGGATGAGAATATCCGCTATCAGATGATTACCTTTCTGATCGCCGGTCATGAGACGACGAGTGGACTATTGTCTTTTGCCCTGTATTTCCTGCTCAACAATCCCGACAAGCTGGAAAAGGCACGTGCCGAAGTGGATCGTGTACTGGCTGACCCTATACCGGGCTACAAACAGGTACGTGATCTGAAATATATCCGCATGATTCTGCGAGAAGCGCTGCGTCTGTGGCCGACGGCACCAGCCTTTTCCCGGATGGCCAAGGAAGATACGATACTGGCAGGCCAGTATCCGCTGCAAAAAGGGCAAAGCGTCAACATCATCAGTCCTTCTCTGCATCGTAACCGGGAAGTTTGGGGTGACAATGCAGAAGCCTTTGAACCGGAACGATTTGAAGACGAATCTCAGATTCCGGAGTATGCGTACAAGCCATTTGGACATGGGATGCGTGCTTGTATTGGTCAGCAGTTCGCCATGTATGAAGCGACACTGGTGCTCGGTATGCTGGTCAAGCATTTTGAATTCGAGGATGCCGAGCAGTATCAGCTCAAGATCCGTGAGGCCCTGACGCTGAAGCCGGACGGATTCCGTATGAAGGTACATCCGCGTACTGCCCGCGTCGCCGTAGCGATTCCTGGTACCGAAGGTACAGAACAGCAGAACGAGCCCGAAGTGTCCCAAGCGGTTCAAAAGCATGATACTCCGCTGCTCGCTCTGTACGGCTCCAATCTGGGTACCTCCGAAGCGGTAGCGAGAGAACTGGAAGAAGGCGGAAAAACGTACGGATTCGAGACATCTGCTGCACCTTTGGATGATTATGCGGGCAATCTGCCGCAGGAAGGCGTACTGATGATCGTGGCTTCTTCGTACAATGGTCAGCCGACCAGCAATGCGGAGAAATTCGTCAACTGGCTGCAAAATGCTGATAGCAGCAGCTGCAAAGGTGTAAAATACGTGGTCTTCGGTTGCGGCGACCATAACTGGGCGAGTACGTATCAGCGTATTCCCAAGCTGATTGATGAGCTGCTGGAGCAAAAAGGCGCCGAGCGTATTTTCCGCCGTGGTGAAGGTGATGCGAGCGGAGATTTTGAAATGCAGCTGGACGAGTGGAGAAGTGAACTGTGGCCGGAGCTGTTCAAGATTTTCAATGTAGAGATCAATGAACAGGAATTGAAAAAAGAAAATGCTATTCAGGTACAGTTCGTTAATTCGCCGGTCGGCAGTCCGCTCGTGCGTAATTATAATGCAGTAGAATGCGAGATTGCGGAAGCCTATGAGCTGCAGCAGCCGGACAGCGGGCGCAGCACACTGCATCTGGAGATTGCCCTGCCACCGGGTGAGACGTACCACGAAGGCGATCATATGGGGATTATCCCGCGCAATCCGCAATCGCTCGTACAGCGTGTACTTCGCCGATTCCGCATGGATGGCGGAGAGCGTATCCGCATTACCGGCCAGGGCAGCAGCGCGGCTTATCTGCCGCTGGATCGTCCGGTATCGATTATGGAACTGCTCACACTCAGCGTTGAGCTGCAGGATGTAGCGACCCGCGCCCAGATTCGGGCAATGGCCGACAATAACCAGTGTCCGCCGCATCGCAAAGAGCTGGAGGCGCTGCTGGATAACGAGACGTATCATCGCGAGATTTTACAAAAACGGGTGACTCTGCTTGATCTGATGGATGAATATATGTCCTGTGAAATGTCGTTTGAGCAGTTCCTTGGACTGCTGCCGGCATTGAAGCCTCGGTATTATTCCATCTCCAGCTCGCCAGCTGTACAGCCGGATCGTGCCAGCATTACGGTTAGTGTAATCGCCGGTCCTGCACGTAGCGGCAAAGGAGAATACTATGGCATAGCGACCAGCTATCTGTCCGAATTGAAAAAGGGAGACACGGTATTGATGTTTATCCGTTCTCCGCGTTCCGGCTTTGATCTGCCAGAAGATCCGCAATCGCCTATGATTATGGTTGGACCGGGTACCGGAGTAGCGCCATTCCGCGGCTTCCTGCAGGCACGTCATCATATGCAGCAGCAGGGAACAGCACTTGGCGAAGCCAGATTATACTTTGGCTGCCGCACACCCGACAAGGATTATCTGTACCGGGATGAACTGCAGCGTTATGCGAATGAGGGTATTGTAAAGCTATATACGGCCTTTTCCCGTCAGGAGCCAAATCACAAGCAGTATGTGCAGGATATGATGCGTGAACATGCAGAGGAATTGATCGGTCTGCTCGATGAGAGTGCCAAACTCTACATTTGCGGTGACGGCAATAAGATGGCACCGGATGTGGAAAAGGCGCTGCAGGAGATGTATAGCGATGTACATCAGGCGAGTGCCGAGCAGGCGGAACAGTGGCTCGGGGAGCTTCAGCAGAATGGGCGTTATGTGAAAGATGTATGGACGGGTATTTAA
- a CDS encoding radical SAM protein, whose translation MPKNRPYLYHELTNSICSTCYRKAEAKIIEENGRIYMVKRCLVHGPEKVLISTDVEYYHRTREFVKPSEMPQVWNTPIKYGCPYDCGLCPDHEQHSCLTLLEITDHCNMKCPICFAESSPHRTSYRSLEQIAFMLDRIVENEGEPDIVQISGGEPTTHPDFFEILEMCKSRPIKHIMLNTNGVRIAQDREFTRRLASYMPGFEIYLQFDSFEASVLKELRGADVRRIREDAIRHLNEFNLSTTLVVTLKKGLNDQEIGKIIQYGLKQRAVRGVTIQPIQAAGRLEGYDPSTDRLTVSEVRQMIIDQSGVFNENDILPVPCHPDCLAMGYALKLGKQVLPLTRMIEPEVLLEGDSNTIVFENDPVIRGKLFELLSTGHSPISSALSLKSLLCCLPLAAVPKQINYDNVFRVIIMQFLDAYNFDVRSVKKSCVHIVHPDGRIIPFDTYNLFYRDDKEQLLEERKREIVTAWE comes from the coding sequence ATGCCCAAAAATCGGCCTTACCTCTATCATGAGTTGACCAACAGTATCTGTTCGACCTGCTATCGCAAGGCAGAAGCCAAGATTATTGAGGAAAATGGCCGCATTTATATGGTCAAGCGCTGCCTTGTACATGGACCGGAAAAGGTACTGATCTCGACCGATGTAGAGTATTATCACCGTACTCGTGAATTTGTTAAACCTTCTGAAATGCCGCAGGTCTGGAATACACCGATCAAATACGGCTGTCCCTACGATTGTGGACTTTGCCCGGATCACGAGCAGCATAGCTGTCTGACTCTGCTGGAGATCACAGATCATTGTAATATGAAATGCCCGATCTGTTTTGCCGAATCTTCACCGCATCGTACATCGTATCGCTCACTGGAACAGATCGCTTTTATGCTCGACCGGATTGTAGAGAATGAAGGCGAGCCTGATATTGTACAGATTAGCGGCGGAGAGCCGACGACGCATCCGGACTTTTTCGAAATTCTGGAGATGTGCAAAAGCCGTCCGATCAAGCATATTATGCTGAATACCAATGGTGTTCGAATAGCCCAGGATCGGGAATTTACCAGACGGTTAGCGAGTTATATGCCGGGATTCGAGATTTATTTGCAATTCGACAGCTTTGAAGCATCGGTACTGAAAGAGCTGCGCGGTGCGGATGTGCGCCGGATTCGCGAAGATGCAATTCGTCACCTGAATGAATTTAATCTGTCGACTACACTGGTCGTCACCCTGAAAAAAGGACTGAATGATCAGGAAATCGGCAAAATCATTCAATATGGACTGAAGCAGCGCGCAGTACGCGGTGTCACGATTCAACCTATTCAGGCAGCAGGCCGGCTGGAAGGTTATGATCCATCCACAGATCGTCTGACCGTGAGTGAAGTACGTCAGATGATTATCGACCAGTCCGGTGTATTTAACGAAAATGATATTCTGCCGGTACCCTGCCATCCCGATTGTCTGGCAATGGGCTATGCATTAAAACTGGGTAAGCAGGTACTGCCGCTGACCCGCATGATCGAGCCGGAAGTGCTGCTGGAAGGAGATAGCAATACGATTGTGTTCGAGAATGATCCGGTGATCCGGGGCAAACTGTTCGAACTGCTGTCTACCGGACATTCGCCGATCTCCTCGGCACTGTCTCTAAAAAGCCTGCTCTGCTGCCTGCCGCTGGCCGCTGTACCCAAGCAGATTAACTATGATAATGTTTTCCGCGTGATTATTATGCAGTTCCTCGACGCATATAATTTCGATGTGCGTTCGGTGAAAAAGTCCTGTGTACATATCGTGCATCCGGACGGACGCATAATTCCTTTTGACACGTATAATCTGTTCTACCGCGATGACAAGGAGCAGCTGCTGGAAGAACGCAAGCGCGAGATCGTGACCGCATGGGAGTAA